One segment of Acidimicrobiia bacterium DNA contains the following:
- a CDS encoding DNA polymerase: MGKLGETDLSAVPVFFVGNSCPDNVLLGSVEGFVESLAGAEAVALDTETCYRPELELDGIPGKVRVISLGVRQRDGSEVGWVFDMRDIDPAILKPLLAGLAVDAWNANFDERALAGIGIGDLVWYDGMLADSLLALGAVGHRFHRGLATVAHREFGITLGGKGTTQLSYNLDDDLSFEQVRYAAEDSLITLRVCDVLKQRVENEGLSEAVALEQGARPMLNAMMTHGVPFDWEGYLETLEPDYQNITRLYAKLAELTDGGPQQTSLFPDENLMPGWQVTSAEQVKEALNRWDPDAVARYTGGRNLSASDTIGRTALTEIGGTLAETILAFRTSHKRVATYGENMAPYVRWADGSPVPATLAELRNSVTYQQTSRLPRLYGRYNQAIVTTGRFSSDEFNMQNLDPAMKKHLRCPNPELVFVYADLSQAEVRGIAHIAGDTDMAARFDSGEDFHDSTANRMFGLEVMEELRANNPQEADRKRSGAKGVTFGIPYGISGPAMAQDLRNKGVEVSDKEATEWLQNYYEANPKIESYLRGRDTFVAEIANNPAKGRIDWAMSMSLLLLRTESGATRSQIRNTTGAVPDGLTLAYALYPYYMVLNQVQNGRSPQTFKKYLVETVATQQGLDPQAATVSDQAITEAEQHLVEKRYLELAASLDWAWSYDGAVVLCDDGTPFSFESRSPSGRRRLFQVPMNGSKFSGVITSFILNLFTTKNQVGIDFRDQYLAKHHIVVPGLVESGKKPDRNRLRQNAVKAFENKNARHKLGLVQEGFDTFGPVFMGRNLDKALADQIRALTNAFRNQPIQGVVADIMSKAFAEIYRQLPPGCNPVMTVHDSVTLIAPVDKALEVARMVKAELEKAERHYLPSVSPKADVDVRTSLDNNDVLYTLDENQEPLYTTLGKRQLVAA, from the coding sequence ATGGGAAAACTAGGCGAGACAGACCTTAGCGCTGTTCCTGTGTTTTTTGTTGGGAACAGTTGTCCTGATAATGTTTTGTTGGGAAGTGTTGAAGGTTTTGTTGAATCTTTGGCCGGGGCGGAAGCAGTAGCGTTAGACACTGAAACTTGTTACCGTCCAGAGCTCGAACTAGACGGTATCCCAGGTAAAGTACGGGTTATTTCATTAGGTGTCCGTCAACGTGACGGTAGTGAGGTTGGCTGGGTTTTTGATATGCGGGACATCGATCCTGCGATTTTGAAACCTTTGCTAGCGGGCTTAGCGGTTGATGCTTGGAACGCTAACTTTGATGAACGGGCCCTAGCTGGTATCGGTATCGGCGATCTTGTTTGGTATGACGGGATGCTAGCCGATTCCCTTTTAGCTTTGGGTGCTGTAGGCCACCGGTTTCACCGTGGTTTAGCAACTGTTGCGCACCGGGAGTTTGGTATAACTCTTGGTGGTAAAGGCACTACCCAGCTGTCATACAACTTGGACGACGATCTGTCTTTTGAACAGGTTCGTTACGCTGCGGAAGACTCACTTATCACTTTACGGGTTTGTGACGTTTTGAAACAGCGGGTAGAAAATGAAGGTCTTAGCGAAGCTGTGGCGTTAGAACAAGGCGCCCGCCCAATGTTGAACGCTATGATGACACACGGGGTGCCTTTCGATTGGGAAGGTTACCTTGAGACGTTAGAACCTGACTACCAAAACATTACCCGGTTGTACGCTAAACTAGCTGAACTAACTGACGGTGGTCCGCAACAAACGTCGCTGTTCCCTGACGAGAACCTTATGCCAGGTTGGCAGGTCACCTCAGCAGAACAAGTTAAAGAAGCGTTAAACCGTTGGGACCCCGACGCTGTTGCACGATACACCGGTGGGCGGAACCTAAGCGCTTCCGACACGATTGGGCGTACAGCTTTAACAGAAATTGGTGGTACGTTAGCTGAAACAATTTTGGCTTTTCGTACTTCACATAAACGTGTCGCTACCTACGGGGAAAACATGGCCCCCTATGTGCGTTGGGCAGACGGTTCGCCAGTACCTGCCACCTTGGCAGAACTACGAAACAGTGTCACATATCAACAAACATCCAGGTTGCCACGTCTGTATGGGCGATATAACCAAGCTATTGTAACCACCGGGCGTTTTTCTAGCGACGAGTTCAATATGCAAAACTTAGATCCCGCTATGAAAAAACATTTGCGGTGCCCAAACCCCGAGTTGGTGTTTGTTTATGCCGACTTGTCCCAAGCAGAGGTTCGTGGGATTGCTCATATTGCGGGTGATACTGACATGGCTGCCAGGTTCGATTCTGGTGAAGATTTTCATGATTCCACAGCGAACCGTATGTTCGGGTTAGAAGTCATGGAAGAGCTGCGAGCTAACAACCCTCAAGAAGCCGACCGTAAACGTTCCGGTGCTAAAGGGGTTACTTTTGGTATCCCATATGGTATCTCTGGTCCGGCTATGGCCCAGGATTTAAGGAACAAAGGTGTTGAGGTTAGCGACAAAGAAGCTACTGAATGGTTGCAAAACTATTATGAAGCGAACCCGAAGATAGAATCTTATCTTCGTGGGCGTGACACGTTTGTAGCTGAGATAGCTAACAACCCGGCTAAGGGCCGTATAGATTGGGCTATGTCAATGTCGCTACTGCTTTTACGAACTGAGAGCGGCGCGACAAGGTCCCAAATCCGAAACACAACTGGTGCGGTACCTGACGGGTTAACGTTAGCTTACGCTTTGTACCCCTATTATATGGTTTTGAACCAAGTACAAAACGGTCGCAGTCCGCAAACGTTCAAAAAGTATTTGGTTGAAACTGTCGCAACACAACAAGGGTTAGACCCCCAGGCTGCTACAGTTTCTGATCAAGCTATCACCGAAGCGGAACAACACCTGGTAGAGAAACGTTATCTGGAGTTAGCCGCGTCGCTTGATTGGGCGTGGTCCTATGACGGTGCGGTTGTGTTGTGCGACGACGGAACACCTTTTTCGTTTGAGTCACGTTCGCCTTCTGGGCGGCGCCGTTTGTTTCAGGTACCGATGAACGGTTCAAAATTTTCGGGTGTTATCACATCTTTTATTTTGAACCTTTTCACCACCAAAAACCAGGTAGGGATCGATTTCCGTGACCAGTATCTCGCTAAACACCACATTGTTGTGCCAGGTTTAGTAGAAAGTGGTAAAAAACCTGACCGGAACCGGTTACGGCAAAACGCTGTGAAAGCGTTCGAAAATAAGAACGCTCGCCACAAACTGGGTTTAGTTCAAGAAGGGTTTGACACCTTCGGACCTGTTTTTATGGGTCGTAACCTAGATAAAGCGTTAGCGGATCAGATCCGTGCGTTAACAAACGCGTTCCGTAACCAACCTATCCAAGGTGTGGTAGCTGATATCATGTCGAAAGCTTTCGCCGAGATTTATCGTCAGTTACCGCCAGGGTGTAACCCTGTGATGACAGTCCATGACTCGGTAACACTTATCGCACCTGTCGATAAAGCTTTGGAAGTGGCTAGGATGGTGAAAGCTGAACTGGAAAAAGCTGAACGTCACTATTTGCCGTCAGTATCGCCAAAAGCTGATGTTGATGTACGTACTAGTCTCGACAACAACGACGTGTTATACACACTTGACGAAAATCAAGAACCTTTGTATACGACGTTAGGAAAACGCCAACTAGTGGCCGCATAA